In Kwoniella shivajii chromosome 9, complete sequence, one genomic interval encodes:
- a CDS encoding histone H3 produces MARTKQTARKSTGGKAPRKQLATKAARKSSTKSQGAGTSGGVKKPHRYRPGTVALREIRRYQKSTELLIRKLPFQRLVREIAQDFKTDLRFQSSAVLALQEASEAYLVSLFEDTNLAAIHAKRVTIQPKDLQLARRLRGERS; encoded by the exons ATGGCCCGAACTAAGCAAACTGCTCGAAAATCCACTGGTGGTAAAGCTCCCCGAAAGCAAC TCGCCACCAAGGCTGCTCGAAAGTCCAGTACCAAATCACAAGGTGCCGGTACTTCAGGTGGTGTCAAGAAGCCTCACAGATACAGACCTGGTACTGTTGCACTTCGAGAAATCAGACGATACC AAAAATCCACTGAGCTCCTTATCCGAAAACTTCCTTTTCAAAGACTTGTAAGGGAAATTGCTCAAGACTTCAAGACTGATCTTCGATTCCAATCTTCTGCCGTATTGGCTCTTCAAGAAGCTTCCGAAGCTTACCTTGTTTCTCTT TTCGAGGACACCAATCTCGCTGCCATCCACGCCAAGCGAGTCACCATTCAACCCAAAGATCTTCAACTCGCTCGACGACTCCGTGGTGAACGATCTTAA